One stretch of Xiphophorus hellerii strain 12219 chromosome 21, Xiphophorus_hellerii-4.1, whole genome shotgun sequence DNA includes these proteins:
- the jcada gene encoding uncharacterized protein jcada — MYSVEDLLISHGYKLPRHAASSTPTPVPASSSARQPPSSSPPSYSKHHEILENRSGPRTVNGYERGPASAMGNSGGTRQPQVYVGGCPSNNNEPREGNQPKRDGENRGQTDTHSLGESLTSDSGFCDGNRGPQPQSKDVSYWRRRGQDFSVLLDYADIREPHGKGQGGYSRPEGPQQARGQELSVEDRQRAAQERQRWAAHAQAQALAQTQGRSREREAALQQWRMATERKCQSLGTEEWHPAVSFGRQMSQSEAERWGQEQQRLHARTPEGMVVHPRTKAKSQSLPRVLQPESLQYVDIALSGKEMFRRVNGHPLTHQDFYRAPRWPENGRPASANQLSITPKARFTRPPRPPSYEMHQQIRGSCEILSGRESVTPMARDRTPIPTSRSKDPQLDYFAQDSGPPGYIPPPSYKRAPIMGGAFRGYGDVPFEYRYRGDMYPQVQVAPDGSHWFIRHPACSWPGPHRDRSASSQKQLYPVYSTQEHSGGGVQYISFDDPRIRHISSALGGNSLTDADKIRHIRNELPSVTVSEPAPDDSAFLPPPLGPFVSAKLAGENNQTSSSNVDNENKRWRSDLHKDSISNFRAPDQNCNNRHLNTLPSPSSPSSAFQLPLTRTFSRQGSSSDQVFAETITQVKTIVPESGQEIQRNTKRRVSETIFCLVSVPVHTPTNINKGLAADQNNNEAMPNLTVTNTDTFAVGLKESPNIRSKSVNEIPIKSHYSHYHTTSTSSMRNYKRAPLRKEVIDAWVLQANEDKELGYGGSWPGNQYRNQETQTGSPVTGFKSPETQSPTKRQEAIHSASDTTMDSASSYGYPMTGQKNLHLSSNSAFSRLSLSPTQTESLQHTQQDSSSPTKTHNQGEHQLSSPKKSSPPESEEQLVFGQFLLKPVNRRPCDAIGELETINKEMEDTISKRPNVSRFKNDSVDERLACFKSGEHFTGGPEPGREAISLPPMHIERPNNIKKRSKSFASSADLESMEMRGTFSKPQANNIPLTSKQPPLPKPTRSNNFLLSFVPPCSDSNHLYRQDIPVPQESLLRDVGLTVYTETPGGPGEPMQRSLSVPSPLNHKDHSQSMTALVRSSGIFEHNSREEVDRNLKGHSKSDLSPYGGESKVCGIDRESCISPEKGNSLHTTRRTMEVSYAFRDDDNDERYALSEPLTYKNDSTIADKHLESLLIQEKANTLPTEDLSNLYEVKFAKGIPENESIEERAARILGITVPVEALCVEDKQSDGDEPEIDTALVDKQLSSNEETQQVTRAIVQVQEGSLMVQGPDMEEIKETGSRVVQEEEDRLKHTNDHSDGQQNQDIETPSVLDIPEFPPSKLPLSLPVTPDKTLSLSICSGEKKGRGGTCKLIESLQDKLNCSAASSAAASTGLTTDRMARFKELDSVSRIRRLSLKTPEPVQEPESKVVEDLTMKVCNETRENVAQQGIDKEEQEENRKISQEEESQEECVNLKKFEEPKEVADEICREEQRHLEVVHDMTDETGQKASIEMIEEHFKHEAEERMMELRIVEDVENTSENVPEALVCTAETTKHAEEGKLPIPKQRTKLQKPPLLPKPRSVPKREITLPLSFSTGTCGTSDVEDEEMLSVSDSYDPSRVERV, encoded by the exons ATGTACAGCGTGGAGGACCTCCTCATCTCTCATGGATACAAACTGCCCAGACATGCCGCCTCCTCCACCCCTACGCCAGTCCCCGCATCGTCATCTGCCCGTCAACCACCCTCGTCCTCGCCACCGTCCTACAGCAAACACCACGAAATCCTGGAGAACAGGTCCGGCCCCAGGACAGTGAACGGCTACGAGCGGGGGCCCGCGTCGGCCATGGGGAACAGCGGCGGAACAAGGCAGCCCCAGGTGTACGTCGGCGGCTGCCCCAGCAACAACAATGAACCCAGGGAGGGGAACCAGCCGAAACGAGACGGTGAGAACCGGGGCCAAACCGATACCCACTCCTTGGGGGAGTCGCTGACGTCGGACAGCGG GTTTTGTGATGGCAACAGAGGCCCACAGCCACAATCCAAGGATGTTTCATactggaggaggagaggacaGGATTTCAGCGTGCTGCTGGACTACGCTGACATCAGGGAACCCCATGGAAAGGGACAGGGAGGGTACAGCAGGCCAGAAGGGCCTCAGCAGGCCAGAGGTCAAGAGCTCTCTGTGGAGGACCGTCAGAGAGCAGCTCAGGAAAGGCAGCGCTGGGCAGCCCACGCCCAAGCCCAAGCCCTGGCCCAGACACAGGGCCGCTCTAGAGAAAGGGAGGCCGCCCTCCAGCAATGGAGGATGGCAACTGAGAGGAAATGCCAGAGCCTGGGGACGGAGGAGTGGCACCCAGCTGTGAGCTTCGGCCGTCAGATGTCTCAGAGCGAGGCGGAGCGTTGGGGACAGGAGCAGCAGCGACTCCATGCCAGAACGCCGGAGGGCATGGTAGTCCACCCCAGGACCAAAGCTAAGTCCCAGTCTCTGCCCAGAGTGTTGCAGCCCGAGAGCCTGCAATACGTGGACATAGCATTGTCTGGTAAGGAAATGTTCAGGCGGGTCAACGGCCACCCGCTGACCCACCAAGACTTTTACCGAGCACCTCGCTGGCCAGAAAACGGGAGGCCGGCCAGTGCCAACCAACTCTCAATCACACCAAAGGCCCGCTTCACCCGACCCCCCAGACCTCCTTCTTACGAGATGCACCAGCAGATCAGGGGAAGCTGCGAGATTCTGTCCGGCAGAGAGTCAGTGACCCCCATGGCAAGAGACAGAACTCCCATCCCCACATCGAGAAGTAAAGACCCTCAGTTGGACTATTTTGCACAGGATTCTGGGCCTCCGGGGTATATCCCTCCTCCGTCTTATAAAAGAGCTCCAATAATGGGAGGGGCGTTCCGAGGATATGGAGATGTTCCTTTTGAGTACAG GTACAGAGGGGATATGTATCCACAGGTACAAGTGGCTCCTGATGGATCTCATTGGTTCATCAGGCATCCAGCTTGTTCCTGGCCTGGTCCCCACAGAGACAGAAGTGCATCCAGCCAGAAGCAGCTTTACCCTGTGTATTCGACCCAGGAGCATTCAGGAGGAGGAGTTCAGTATATCTCCTTTGATGATCCTCGCATTCGTCACATTTCCTCAGCTCTGGGTGGTAACTCTCTGACGGACGCTGACAAAATCCGCCACATCCGTAATGAGCTTCCCAGCGTCACCGTATCAGAGCCTGCACCCGACGACAGTGCCTTTTTGCCCCCGCCACTGGGGCCTTTTGTCTCTGCCAAACTGGCAGGTGAAAATAACCAGACGTCTTCTAGCAATGTggacaatgaaaataaaaggtgGCGAAGTGATTTGCACAAAGACTCTATAAGTAACTTCCGAGCACctgaccaaaactgcaacaacaGACATCTCAACACTCTACCATCGCCGTCGTCCCCCTCTTCAGCTTTTCAGCTCCCATTAACAAGGACCTTTTCTCGTCAGGGGTCCAGTTCGGACCAGGTCTTTGCAGAAACTATCACACAAGTAAAGACAATTGTTCCAGAGTCAGGACAAGAAATCCAAAGGAACACCAAAAGAAGAGTGAGTGAAACCATTTTTTGCCTCGTGTCCGTCCCCGTTCACACGCCGACAAACATTAATAAAGGCTTAGCAGCTGATCAGAACAATAATGAGGCAATGCCAAACCTGACCGTTACGAACACTGACACTTTTGCTGTAGGTCTCAAAGAAAGCCCCAACATCCGTAGCAAGTCTGTGAATGAGATACCTATCAAGTCACACTACTCTCACTACCACACTACCAGCACGTCCTCAATGAGGAATTACAAAAGAGCTCCGTTAAGAAAGGAGGTCATAGACGCCTGGGTACTTCAAGCAAATGAGGACAAAGAGTTAGGCTATGGTGGATCTTGGCCTGGAAACCAATACCGTAACCAGGAAACCCAAACAGGCTCACCCGTGACAGGTTTTAAAAGTCCAGAAACCCAAAGCCCCACCAAGAGACAGGAGGCTATTCATTCAGCCTCAGATACAACTATGGATAGTGCCTCCTCTTATGGATACCCAATGACGGGTCAAAAGAACCTTCATCTTTCCAGTAACAGCGCCTTCTCCCGTCTTAGCCTAAGCCCAACACAAACAGAATCACTTCAGCACACACAACAGGACTCATCATCTCCTACCAAGACACATAATCAGGGAGAACATCAGTTATCTTCTCCTAAGAAGAGCAGTCCACCTGAAAGTGAAGAACAACTGGTCTTTGGGCAATTTCTCTTGAAGCCAGTGAACCGACGACCCTGTGACGCAATTGGTGAATTGGAGACTATTAACAAAGAGATGGAAGATACGATTAGCAAAAGACCAAATGTGAGTCgatttaaaaatgacagtgtGGATGAAAGActggcttgttttaaatcaggaGAACATTTCACTGGTGGGCCAGAACCAGGCCGGGAAGCAATTAGTCTCCCACCAATGCACATCGAAAGGCCCAATAATATAAAAAAGCGATCAAAGTCCTTTGCCTCTAGTGCTGATCTAGAATCGATGGAAATGCGTGGAACTTTCTCCAAGCCACAGGCCAATAACATCCCACTAACAAGTAAGCAGCCCCCTCTTCCCAAACCAACCCGAAGCAACAattttctcttgtcttttgTCCCCCCTTGCAGTGATTCAAACCATCTCTACAGGCAGGACATCCCAGTTCCTCAAGAGTCCTTGTTGAGGGATGTGGGGCTTACTGTCTACACAGAAACTCCTGGTGGTCCTGGAGAGCCAATGCAGCGCTCACTTTCAGTCCCATCTCCACTCAATCATAAAGATCATAGTCAGTCCATGACAGCTCTTGTGAGAAGTAGTGGCATCTTTGAGCACAATTCAAGAGAAGAAGTTGATCGTAACTTGAAAGGACACTCTAAATCAGACCTCTCACCATACGGTGGTGAGTCAAAGGTCTGCGGAATAGACAGGGAAAGTTGCATATCGCCTGAAAAAGGCAACTCGCTACATACTACAAGACGGACAATGGAGGTGTCTTATGCGTTTAgagatgatgataatgatgaaaGATATGCGCTCTCTGAACCTCTAACATATAAAAATGACTCAACAATAGCAGATAAGCACTTAGAGAGCCTACTTATTCAGGAAAAAGCTAACACTTTGCCTACGGAAGACCTCAGCAACCTGTATGAGGTGAAATTTGCAAAAGGAATCCCTGAAAATGAGTCTATAGAGGAGAGGGCTGCAAGGATCTTAGGTATTACTGTTCCAGTTGAGGCTTTATGTGTTGAAGACAAACAGTCTGATGGCGACGAGCCTGAAATAGACACTGCTTTGGTTGACAAACAGCTAAGTTCCAATGAAGAAACACAGCAAGTAACAAGAGCGATTGTGCAAGTCCAAGAGGGATCCCTGATGGTCCAGGGACCAGATATGGAGGAGATCAAGGAGACAGGGTCTAGAGTGGTGCAAGAGGAAGAAGACAGACTAAAGCACACAAATGACCACAGTGATGGCCAGCAGAATCAGGATATAGAAACTCCATCAGTTCTAGACATCCCCGAGTTCCCACCAAGTAAGCTTCCTCTGTCCCTACCCgtcacaccagacaagaccttATCACTGAGCATATGTAGTGGGGAGAAGAAAGGGAGAGGCGGAACATGCAAACTTATTGAATCGCTGCAAGATAAGCTGAACTGTTCTGCagcttcatctgctgctgcttcgACTGGGTTGACTACAGACAGAATGGCCCGTTTTAAAGAACTGGACTCTGTGTCTAGAATAAGACGCCTTAGCCTGAAAACCCCAGAGCCTGTACAGGAACCAGAATCTAAAGTAGTAGAAGATCTAACAATGAAAGTTTGTAACGAGACAAGGGAGAATGTTGCGCAGCAAGGCATTGACAAGGAGGAGCAGGAAGAGAATCGAAAAATAAGTCAAGAAGAGGAAAGCCAGGAAGAATGTGTCAACTTAAAGAAGTTTGAAGAACCAAAAGAAGTGGCTGATGAAATCTGTAGGGAAGAGCAAAGACATTTAGAGGTGGTACATGACATGACCGATGAAACTGGACAAAAGGCAAGCATCGAGATGATTGAAGAGCATTTTAAACATGAAGCTGAGGAAAGAATGATGGAATTGAGAATTGTAGAAGATGTTGAAAACACCTCGGAGAACGTGCCAGAAGCATTGGTATGTACAGCTGAGACTACCAAACATGCAGAGGAAGGAAAGTTACCAATACCAAAGCAGCGCACCAAGCTCCAGAAGCCTCCTCTGCTTCCTAAACCTCGCAGCGTTCCCAAGAGAGAAATCACTCTGCCACTGAGCTTCAGTACCGGAACCTGTGGCACCTCCGATGTGGAGGATGAAGAAATGCTCTCTGTCTCAG ACTCATACGACCCCAGTCGAGTAGAAAGGGTGTGA